Proteins encoded within one genomic window of Gadus macrocephalus chromosome 18, ASM3116895v1:
- the LOC132446107 gene encoding zinc finger CCHC domain-containing protein 24-like, with protein sequence MMSAIETGAAVYQPAQLLNWMCMSLQESQTNAFDAFRPGSEGFLDLHTAKRCAAELSSPLHSNYLNSFLQLKSEALNNSPQLYKSPSPYGSLHNIAEGPSSLTDPFSELCLSPSPARRLNKRPPPNYLCHLCFNKGHYIKDCPQVSREGVVVVVVVLLGGRPQPPPPPPPRIWWGECDLTQNRRVQKKSWGNEQQLKKKEMCEGNKALKWQLSKNPPLPSQVERRPLSPDVLHSWVESD encoded by the exons ATGATGTCCGCGATAGAGACGGGTGCCGCCGTTTACCAGCCGGCCCAGCTGCTGAACTGGATGTGCATGTCTCTGCAGGAAAGCCAGACCAATGCCTTCGATGCGTTCAGACCCGGGTCCGAGGGCTTTTTGGACCTCCACACCGCAAAACGCTGTGCAGCTGAGCTGAGCTCTCCGCTCCACTCCAACTATCTGAACAGCTTTTTGCAGCTCAAGAGTGAG GCCTTGAACAACAGCCCCCAGCTCTACAAGAGCCCCTCCCCGTACGGGTCCCTGCACAACATCGCCGAGGGTCCGAGCTCGCTGACGGACCCCTTCTCCGAGCTGTGCCTCTCGCCATCGCCCGCGCGCAGGCTCAACAAACGCCCGCCGCCCAACTACCTCTGCCACCTCTGCTTCAACAAGGGACACTACATCAAAGACTGCCCTCAGGTGAGCCgcgagggggtggtggtggttgttgtggttCTGCTGGGGGGccgaccccaaccccccccccccccccccccccgcatctgGTGGGGGGAGTGTGACCTGACTCAAAACAGAcgggtacaaaaaaaaagttggggAAACGAGCAGCaactaaagaaaaaagaaatgtgTGAAGGGAATAAGGCTTTGAAGTGGCAACTGTCcaagaacccccccctcccttcgcAGGTTGAGAGACGCCCTTTATCCCCAGACGTTCTCCATTCCTGGGTTGAGTCTGACTAG
- the anxa11b gene encoding annexin A11b → MSYPGYPPQAGGYPPQAGGYPQQPGAYPPQAGGYPPQAGGYPPQAGGYPPQAGGYPPQAGGYPQQAGGSYPPQAGGYPAGAGGFPPQAGGFPPQAGGYPAQGGGYPAQAGGFPGQAGGYQPQAGAGGYPSMPPAGGGWGGAPAGYGMPAGGQQGYPQGPAPGQPMPNYPGAPGGGNPPMPGYGSAPSSGPVPIAKGFRGTIKDFPSADPLRDVEVLRKAMKGFGTNESAIIELLGNRSMRQRVPLVAAYKTTYGKDLFKDLKSELTGNFENLVIATLMKPSAFDAAELREAIKGAGTDEACLIEILSSRTNAEIGEINQVYKAEYGKSLEDAISNDTSGHFRRLLVSLCQGNRDERENVDVALAKQDAQKLHAAGENKVGTDESQFNAILCARSVPHLRTVFHEYQQMCGRDIVKSICREMSGNVESGMVAVVKCIRNTPAYFAERLHKAMQGAGTKDRTLIRIMVSRSEKDMLDIRQEYLKNYQKSLYTHISGDTSGDYQKLLLKLCGGSD, encoded by the exons ATGAGCTATCCAGGATACCCGCCACAGGCCGGGGGCTACCCCCCACAGGCCGGGGGCTACCCTCAACAACCAGGGGCCTACCCTCCCCAAGCAGGCGGCTACCCTCCCCAGGCAGGGGGCTACCCTCCCCAGGCCGGGGGGTACCCTCCCCAGGCAGGAGGCTACCCTCCCCAGGCAGGCGGCTACCCGCAGCAGGCTGGAGGATCGTACCCTCCTCAAGCTGGGGGCTACCCGGCCGGCGCCGGCGGCTTCCCTCCCCAGGCCGGGGGCTTCCCTCCCCAGGCCGGGGGCTACCCCGCCCAGGGCGGTGGCTACCCTGCCCAGGCTGGAGGTTTCCCAGGGCAGGCCGGGGGCTACCAACCCCAGGCTGGGGCAGGAGGTTACCCCTCCATGCCCCCAGCAG GTGGAGGTTGGGGTGGTGCACCCGCCGGCTATGGAATG CCAGCAGGGGGCCAGCAGGGCTACCCCCAGGGTCCTGCCCCGGGCCAGCCCATGCCAAATTACCCCGGTGCCCCCGGTGGAGGCAACCCCCCCATGCCTGGGTACGGCTCAGCCCCTTCTTCCGGCCCCGTGCCCATTGCC AAGGGGTTCCGGGGTACCATTAAAGACTTCCCCAGCGCCGACCCTCTGAGGGACGTCGAAGTCCTTCGCAAAGCCATGAAGGGATTCG GCACAAACGAGTCAGCGATTATTGAACTCCTGGGAAACCGCTCTATGAGGCAGAGAGTTCCCCTGGTAGCCGCCTACAAAACGACCTACGGAAAG GATTTATTCAAGGACCTGAAGTCTGAGCTCACTGGAAACTTTGAAAACCTGGTGATCGCCACGCTGATGAAACCCTCGGCCTTCGACGCGGCTGAACTCAGAGAAGCCATTAAG GGCGCAGGGACGGATGAAGCCTGCCTCATTGAGATCCTTTCCTCTCGCACCAATGCAGAGATTGGCGAAATCAACCAGGTCTACAAAGCTG AGTATGGCAAGTCTCTGGAGGACGCCATCAGCAACGATACCTCAGGGCACTTCCGCAGGCTGCTGGTGTCCCTCTGTCAG GGAAATCGTGACGAGAGGGAAAATGTGGATGTTGCTCTGGCCAAGCAGGATGCTCAG AAATTGCATGCCGCTGGAGAGAATAAAGTGGGAACTGATGAGTCTCAGTTCAACGCTATCCTGTGTGCCCGCAGTGTTCCTCACCtcagaacag TGTTCCACGAGTACCAGCAGATGTGTGGCCGAGACATCGTGAAGAGCATCTGCAGAGAAATGTCTGGGAACGTGGAGTCAGGCATGGTGGCTGTTG TGAAATGCATCCGGAACACCCCAGCCTACTTCGCAGAGAGGCTTCATAAGGCCATGCAG GGAGCCGGCACCAAGGATCGAACCCTCATCCGCATCATGGTGTCCCGCTCAGAGAAGGACATGCTGGACATCAGACAGGAGTACTTGAAGAACTACCAAAAATCCCTGTACACTCACATCTCC GGCGATACCTCTGGGGATTACCAGAAGCTACTGCTGAAGTTGTGCGGCGGAAGTGATTAA